One Longimicrobium sp. genomic window carries:
- the ruvB gene encoding Holliday junction branch migration DNA helicase RuvB has translation MSNDPNLPRRPEITTPEQLSEDATQELSLRPQRLAEFIGQPKVKDSLQIAIDAALNRREPLDHVLLYGPPGLGKTTLGMLIAREMGVNIKITSGPVLEKPADLVSTLTNLREGDVLFIDEIHRLRPIIEEFLYPAMEDYRVDIRISEGPNAQTISMGIERFTLIGATTRYGLLTPPMRARFGIVQRLNYYPVDQLTFIVARTAEIFGVTCEPAGALEIARRSRGTPRVANRLIRRVRDYAQVRADGVITKDVADAALHMLEVDEFGLDEMDTRVLRSLIEQFGGGPVGLGTLAIAIGEDAGTLEEVYEPFLIQTGFLMRTPRGRVATAQAYRRFGYAPPVDQSNLQGFPPAPPPQQSLFDA, from the coding sequence ATGTCGAACGATCCGAACCTGCCCAGGCGCCCGGAGATCACGACGCCGGAGCAGCTCTCCGAAGACGCGACGCAGGAGCTCAGCCTGCGGCCGCAGCGGCTCGCTGAGTTCATCGGGCAGCCCAAGGTCAAGGACTCGCTCCAGATCGCCATCGACGCCGCGCTCAACCGCCGCGAGCCGCTGGACCACGTGCTGCTGTACGGGCCGCCGGGGCTGGGGAAGACGACGCTCGGGATGCTGATCGCGCGTGAGATGGGGGTGAACATCAAGATCACCTCGGGCCCGGTGCTGGAGAAGCCGGCGGACCTGGTGAGCACCCTCACCAACCTGCGCGAGGGCGACGTCCTCTTCATCGACGAGATCCACCGCCTGCGCCCCATCATTGAGGAGTTTCTCTACCCCGCGATGGAGGATTACCGCGTCGACATTCGCATCAGCGAGGGACCGAACGCGCAGACGATCTCGATGGGGATCGAGCGCTTCACGCTGATCGGCGCCACCACGCGCTATGGCCTGCTGACCCCGCCGATGAGGGCGCGCTTCGGCATCGTGCAGCGGCTGAACTACTATCCGGTGGACCAGCTCACCTTCATCGTGGCGCGCACCGCCGAGATCTTTGGCGTCACCTGCGAGCCGGCGGGCGCGCTGGAGATCGCCCGGCGCTCGCGCGGGACGCCCCGCGTGGCCAACCGCCTGATCCGCCGCGTGCGCGACTACGCCCAGGTGCGCGCCGACGGCGTCATCACCAAGGACGTGGCCGATGCCGCGCTGCACATGCTGGAGGTGGACGAGTTCGGGCTGGACGAGATGGACACGCGCGTCCTGCGCTCGCTGATCGAGCAGTTCGGCGGCGGTCCGGTCGGCCTGGGGACGCTCGCCATCGCCATCGGCGAGGACGCGGGGACGCTGGAGGAGGTATACGAGCCCTTCCTCATTCAGACCGGCTTCCTGATGCGCACCCCGCGCGGCCGCGTGGCCACGGCCCAGGCGTACCGCCGCTTCGGCTACGCGCCGCCGGTGGACCAGTCGAACCTGCAGGGCTTTCCGCCCGCTCCCCCGCCGCAGCAGAGCCTGTTCGACGCATGA
- the queA gene encoding tRNA preQ1(34) S-adenosylmethionine ribosyltransferase-isomerase QueA, whose translation MKGSRTSDYDFDLPPELVAQAPAARRDASRLLVVDRATGRRSHRSFADLLEYVPAGDALVLNETRVFPARLLGRKPSGAPAEVFLLHPEGGDERTWRALVRPGGKLKPGRTVEIAEGFTVHILESTPTGERIVRLDTDLPLDDALHLHGEVPLPPYVERAAGPEDRERYQTVFARERGSVAAPTAGLHFTPELLAALEAKGVRIVRLVLHVGVGTFRPVEADDPAEHRMHSEWYSVPQESAAALAEVRATGGSIWAVGTTVARTLESVATEDGTVPAGSGWTDIFIRPPYRFRAVDHLVTNFHLPKSTLLMLVAAFCGYDLAMESYREAVAERYRFFSYGDAMLLV comes from the coding sequence ATGAAGGGGAGCCGGACCTCGGACTACGATTTCGACCTTCCCCCCGAGCTCGTCGCGCAGGCCCCGGCCGCGCGGCGGGACGCAAGCCGCCTCCTCGTGGTTGACCGGGCCACGGGGAGGCGCTCGCACAGGAGCTTCGCCGACCTGCTGGAGTACGTCCCAGCGGGCGACGCGCTGGTGCTCAACGAGACGCGCGTCTTCCCCGCGCGGCTCCTGGGACGCAAGCCGAGCGGCGCCCCCGCCGAGGTCTTCCTCCTGCACCCCGAGGGCGGCGACGAGCGGACGTGGCGCGCGCTGGTGCGTCCCGGCGGCAAGCTGAAGCCCGGCCGTACCGTGGAGATCGCCGAAGGCTTTACCGTTCACATCCTCGAAAGCACCCCCACCGGCGAGCGCATCGTCCGCCTGGACACCGACCTCCCGCTGGACGACGCCCTCCACCTCCACGGCGAAGTTCCGCTCCCGCCCTACGTGGAGCGCGCCGCCGGCCCCGAGGACCGCGAGCGCTACCAGACCGTCTTCGCCCGCGAGCGCGGCTCCGTCGCCGCCCCCACCGCCGGCCTGCACTTCACCCCCGAGCTGTTGGCGGCGCTGGAAGCCAAGGGCGTGCGCATCGTGCGCCTCGTCCTCCACGTCGGCGTCGGCACCTTTCGCCCCGTGGAGGCGGACGATCCCGCCGAGCACCGCATGCACTCGGAGTGGTACAGCGTCCCCCAGGAATCCGCCGCGGCGCTGGCCGAAGTTCGCGCCACGGGCGGCTCCATCTGGGCCGTGGGCACCACCGTCGCCCGCACCCTGGAATCGGTCGCCACCGAAGACGGCACCGTCCCCGCCGGTTCCGGCTGGACGGACATCTTCATCCGCCCGCCCTACCGCTTCCGCGCCGTCGACCACCTCGTCACCAACTTCCACCTCCCGAAAAGTACCCTCCTCATGCTCGTCGCCGCCTTCTGCGGCTACGACCTGGCAATGGAAAGCTACCGCGAGGCGGTGGCGGAGCGGTACCGCTTCTTTTCGTACGGCGATGCGATGCTGCTGGTGTAG